A section of the Paenibacillus odorifer genome encodes:
- a CDS encoding DUF4962 domain-containing protein has protein sequence MLEPLFQPTSGVLDLSYGPDEHTDVGENPPRFTWMPACLEESMYELQISSNTGFEPEGTLTYSRIPYNLFTPDKPLAPGSYYWRYSLIGENDIRSEWSKVRAFVVEDELPLTPLPSRTERYSTASAHHPRLWLQAEQLPSYREVVRQDPISTGWDDFLKHSVLPWTKRELIPEPAPYPDNKRVATLWRQMYMDCQEVFYAVRHLAIAGVVLEDEALIAKAKEWLLHAASWNTDGTTSRDYNDECSFRIAGALAWGYDWLHGSLVEEERLKVRQALLRRTGQIAFHVIERSRIHQVPYDSHAIRSLSSVLVPCCISMLGEEEKAQEWLDYTLEYFSAMYTPWGGKDGGWAEGPMYWTTQMAFVTEALNLIRKYMAINFYDRPFFRKTGDFPLYCFSPDTVRASFGDQSSLGDPVNLKTGFNIRQFAGLTGNGQYQWYFEQTKELNPDTQMIFYNYGWWDFRFDEMVYRTDYPQISSEPPVAAEPLKWFQDVGWVAMHHRMEDPQEHIMLLTKSSRYGSVSHSHGDQNAFLLHAFGEPLAIESGYYVAFNSTMHMQWRRQTRSKNAILIDGIGQYAGTDKSKNMAAYGKVLKAYSTHGINYTQMDATEAYRENVPYIKRYVREIFFFDSAYFVIADSVELERPGKLDWLFHTLYPMKLKEQSFKVNGKKAQMEGRFVYSSSGEMTLSQSNQFTDVDPKEWEGLPEHWHLTASTQEAVSHRIVTLLIPQKAGSRDYVSYFMDDQDHGVHVYFTNQGITHRVEIPKAY, from the coding sequence ATGTTAGAACCTTTATTTCAACCTACCAGCGGCGTACTCGACCTGTCATATGGGCCAGATGAACATACAGATGTTGGAGAGAATCCTCCGCGGTTTACTTGGATGCCTGCATGTCTAGAAGAGAGTATGTATGAGCTGCAGATCTCCTCAAACACTGGATTTGAGCCGGAAGGTACGTTGACCTACAGTAGAATTCCCTATAATTTGTTTACCCCGGATAAGCCGTTGGCGCCCGGCTCGTATTATTGGCGATACAGTCTTATCGGGGAGAATGATATCCGTTCCGAGTGGAGTAAAGTAAGAGCTTTTGTGGTGGAGGATGAACTGCCGCTAACACCACTGCCTTCCCGTACAGAACGATATTCAACTGCTTCCGCCCACCATCCGCGGCTATGGCTTCAAGCGGAGCAACTTCCGTCTTACCGGGAAGTTGTCCGCCAAGACCCCATTTCCACTGGCTGGGATGACTTCCTGAAGCATTCCGTTTTACCCTGGACAAAGCGCGAGCTTATTCCCGAGCCTGCACCGTATCCAGATAATAAGCGTGTCGCCACACTATGGCGGCAGATGTATATGGACTGCCAGGAAGTTTTCTATGCTGTCCGGCATCTTGCTATAGCTGGAGTTGTGTTGGAGGACGAGGCGCTTATCGCCAAAGCTAAAGAGTGGCTGCTTCATGCGGCAAGCTGGAACACGGATGGTACCACCAGCCGGGATTACAATGATGAATGCTCCTTTCGCATAGCCGGAGCGTTGGCATGGGGCTATGATTGGCTTCACGGCTCTCTGGTGGAAGAAGAACGCCTTAAGGTAAGGCAGGCGCTACTGCGAAGAACCGGGCAGATCGCATTCCATGTCATCGAACGTTCCCGCATCCATCAAGTTCCTTATGACAGCCATGCGATCCGCTCTTTATCCTCTGTACTCGTACCGTGTTGTATTTCCATGTTGGGTGAGGAGGAGAAGGCGCAGGAATGGCTTGATTATACGCTGGAATACTTCTCCGCCATGTATACTCCATGGGGTGGCAAAGATGGCGGGTGGGCCGAAGGTCCGATGTATTGGACCACTCAGATGGCATTCGTTACGGAGGCGCTCAATCTAATTCGCAAATACATGGCAATCAATTTCTATGACCGTCCTTTCTTTCGCAAAACCGGTGACTTTCCGCTCTATTGCTTCAGTCCGGATACCGTGAGGGCCAGCTTCGGCGATCAATCGTCACTGGGAGATCCGGTCAATCTCAAAACGGGCTTCAATATCCGCCAATTTGCCGGTTTAACCGGGAATGGCCAGTACCAATGGTATTTTGAGCAAACTAAGGAACTGAACCCTGACACCCAGATGATCTTCTATAACTACGGCTGGTGGGATTTCCGGTTCGATGAAATGGTTTATCGCACAGATTATCCGCAGATTTCTTCAGAGCCACCGGTGGCTGCAGAACCTCTGAAGTGGTTTCAGGATGTGGGATGGGTCGCCATGCATCATCGGATGGAGGATCCGCAGGAACATATCATGCTGTTGACCAAGAGCAGCCGTTACGGCTCTGTGAGCCATAGCCATGGGGATCAAAACGCCTTCCTGCTGCATGCCTTCGGCGAGCCTTTGGCTATTGAAAGCGGCTATTACGTTGCATTCAACAGTACGATGCATATGCAGTGGCGCAGGCAGACCCGCTCCAAGAACGCAATTCTTATTGACGGCATAGGCCAATATGCTGGCACGGACAAGTCGAAGAACATGGCAGCCTACGGCAAGGTGTTGAAGGCGTATAGTACGCACGGAATCAACTACACGCAAATGGATGCCACCGAAGCCTACCGCGAGAATGTACCCTATATCAAGCGGTATGTGCGGGAAATATTTTTCTTTGATAGCGCTTACTTTGTTATCGCAGACAGTGTCGAGCTGGAACGTCCGGGAAAATTGGATTGGCTGTTTCATACACTGTATCCCATGAAGTTGAAGGAACAATCTTTTAAAGTAAATGGTAAAAAAGCTCAGATGGAGGGCAGATTTGTCTATAGTTCCTCGGGAGAAATGACACTTAGCCAAAGCAATCAATTTACAGATGTAGATCCGAAAGAATGGGAAGGGCTGCCCGAGCATTGGCATTTGACTGCCTCTACCCAAGAGGCTGTAAGCCATCGGATCGTCACTCTTCTGATTCCCCAAAAAGCAGGAAGCCGGGATTACGTATCGTACTTTATGGACGATCAGGACCATGGGGTTCATGTCTACTTTACGAATCAGGGAATTACCCACCGGGTTGAGATCCCAAAAGCTTATTAG
- a CDS encoding SDR family NAD(P)-dependent oxidoreductase, with product MKIDLTGKIALVTGSNAGIGRQILETLAASGAKVAVNYLFGSAEETVDAIRQAGGEAYAFQADATSPAQLDNMVKEIEEHFGGTIDILVNNAGGMINRVPNTEMNEEHYNKVMDVNFKSCVFACKAVAAGMIAKKSGKIINVSSLAAHDGGGPGASIYAAGKAAVWSYTKGLAKELSPHGINVNAISPGFIGQTAFHATFTADAARQATIAKIPLGREGAPQDVSNVALFLASELSDYLTGEIIEINGGLFMR from the coding sequence ATGAAAATTGATTTGACTGGTAAAATTGCGCTTGTTACAGGGTCCAATGCAGGGATAGGCCGACAAATCTTGGAGACTTTGGCTGCTTCCGGCGCCAAAGTGGCGGTAAACTATTTGTTTGGTTCTGCGGAGGAGACGGTTGACGCGATCCGTCAGGCCGGAGGAGAAGCTTATGCTTTTCAGGCAGACGCAACAAGTCCTGCCCAATTGGACAATATGGTAAAGGAAATAGAGGAGCATTTCGGCGGAACCATCGATATTCTCGTCAACAATGCAGGCGGTATGATCAATAGGGTTCCAAATACTGAAATGAACGAAGAGCATTACAACAAGGTGATGGACGTCAATTTTAAATCATGCGTGTTTGCCTGCAAAGCCGTAGCAGCAGGAATGATTGCCAAGAAAAGCGGTAAAATCATCAATGTATCTTCCCTTGCGGCCCATGACGGCGGCGGACCGGGGGCTTCCATTTATGCAGCGGGTAAAGCTGCGGTATGGTCTTATACCAAGGGACTTGCCAAAGAGCTGAGTCCTCATGGAATTAATGTAAACGCTATCTCTCCCGGATTTATCGGTCAGACCGCTTTCCATGCTACCTTTACTGCGGATGCGGCAAGACAGGCAACGATTGCAAAGATTCCGCTGGGCCGGGAAGGTGCTCCACAGGATGTGAGCAATGTGGCACTCTTCCTCGCTTCAGAGCTGTCGGATTATCTGACAGGCGAAATTATTGAAATTAACGGAGGCTTGTTCATGCGATGA
- a CDS encoding heparinase II/III domain-containing protein, with product MMNLKEKADTFSWVGLEVDKLKMELDPFRREEILLPSEPGGWWHQYVCPQHHTELIFDVMEQDAFVFSCPKGCKLEGEPYRGAWLVYRHQAMTRYALQAAAVFAADGEEFYSSLARKILVGYAEQFPLYPVHPDAQPWMLSGRAFHQALTEAIWSTTLIRAYLLLVDYGVTFTEEEELRLQTFFTMLEESMEQYRHILIYEKKNAENNYTAWLNASLACVYAAKGTREKLASLLEGEGGFYHHLSIGVKPDGFEFEGSTYYHIFVLRAYLIAAEMSGRFGVDLYAAKGDQGQSIRGMFQLLVELSGDNGELPAVHDGPYARVPFAREIAEVFEIGIAVYKDPSLQPILANAYRYLYGQELRTGLEAVLYGAGESKELQTSYRVRDSVLLPDSGFAVLRHPGNPLSVLADFGEHGGSHGHFDKLHITIMHRWGEVAPELGMVPYGSVLRKEWYSETASHNTVTIGGRSQAQHTGRCCQFRQEGNATYLWIRSDGAYEGAVLDRHLVLAGGWLLDWFHVEQVTERDQEVDLWFHPTGHLLLPFDLHRVQTDSPAVLGLEAGYGSVEVLSAMKNETDCPLNTEWNIRYDGVSTGREYEVSTSTLLAPGSTMYEIRTPGNAEDPSRLLRGIMLRHKGPSVNFITVYRDGHEPAVLKLVSQVGEPPRIQIATTGQVVVYCLDPKAGLIQEKSRNTEE from the coding sequence ATGATGAACCTTAAGGAGAAAGCAGATACTTTTTCCTGGGTTGGTCTTGAGGTGGATAAATTGAAAATGGAGCTGGATCCCTTCCGGAGAGAAGAGATTCTGCTCCCGTCAGAACCTGGTGGCTGGTGGCACCAATATGTATGTCCCCAGCATCATACTGAGCTAATCTTCGATGTTATGGAGCAAGATGCGTTTGTTTTTTCTTGCCCGAAGGGCTGCAAGCTGGAAGGTGAACCCTACCGGGGAGCATGGCTGGTATACCGGCATCAGGCGATGACGCGATACGCCCTGCAAGCTGCCGCGGTATTCGCCGCAGACGGAGAAGAATTCTATAGCAGCTTAGCCCGGAAGATTCTTGTCGGTTATGCAGAGCAGTTCCCCTTGTATCCGGTTCATCCCGATGCCCAACCCTGGATGCTTAGTGGCCGTGCCTTTCATCAGGCGCTGACAGAGGCTATCTGGTCCACCACGCTTATTCGGGCCTATCTGCTTCTTGTGGACTATGGAGTAACGTTCACTGAGGAAGAAGAGTTGAGGCTTCAAACATTCTTCACGATGCTGGAGGAGAGCATGGAGCAATACCGCCACATCCTCATTTACGAGAAGAAGAATGCAGAGAACAATTATACCGCATGGCTGAACGCTAGCCTGGCTTGTGTATATGCCGCCAAAGGCACCAGAGAAAAGCTTGCTTCTTTGCTGGAGGGAGAAGGCGGATTCTATCATCATCTGTCCATTGGCGTGAAGCCAGATGGCTTTGAATTTGAAGGCAGCACGTACTACCACATTTTTGTATTGCGGGCTTATCTCATAGCAGCCGAGATGTCCGGGCGCTTTGGGGTTGACCTCTATGCTGCCAAAGGAGATCAGGGACAATCCATCCGTGGCATGTTTCAGTTACTGGTAGAGCTTAGCGGCGATAACGGGGAGCTTCCAGCCGTGCATGATGGTCCTTATGCGCGCGTTCCTTTCGCCCGAGAAATTGCTGAAGTATTCGAAATAGGTATTGCGGTTTACAAAGACCCGAGTCTCCAGCCAATACTGGCGAATGCTTATAGGTATCTATATGGACAGGAATTAAGGACTGGTCTGGAGGCAGTGCTGTATGGAGCAGGTGAGAGTAAGGAACTTCAGACCAGTTACAGGGTGAGAGACTCTGTTCTACTGCCGGATTCCGGATTCGCCGTGCTCCGCCACCCGGGCAATCCGTTGTCCGTTCTGGCGGATTTCGGAGAGCATGGCGGATCACATGGGCATTTTGATAAGCTTCATATCACGATTATGCACCGATGGGGGGAGGTTGCTCCCGAGCTGGGCATGGTTCCTTATGGATCTGTTTTGCGGAAGGAATGGTATTCCGAAACCGCGAGCCATAACACGGTTACCATCGGAGGGCGCTCCCAAGCTCAACATACCGGAAGGTGCTGTCAATTCCGTCAGGAAGGCAATGCTACGTACTTATGGATTCGCTCAGACGGCGCCTATGAAGGAGCTGTTCTAGACCGGCATCTTGTATTGGCCGGCGGTTGGCTGCTGGATTGGTTTCATGTTGAGCAGGTGACGGAGCGGGATCAGGAAGTGGACTTATGGTTTCATCCGACGGGACATTTGCTGTTACCGTTCGACCTTCACCGTGTCCAGACGGACTCTCCGGCAGTCCTTGGTCTGGAAGCAGGTTATGGCTCAGTTGAAGTACTGTCCGCAATGAAAAATGAGACGGATTGTCCGTTAAATACGGAGTGGAATATCCGTTATGATGGAGTGAGCACCGGCCGGGAGTATGAAGTATCCACGAGTACTCTACTGGCGCCCGGCTCCACTATGTATGAAATCCGCACACCGGGTAATGCCGAAGACCCGAGTAGATTGCTACGAGGTATTATGCTTCGGCACAAAGGACCGTCGGTTAATTTTATTACGGTTTATCGGGACGGTCACGAACCTGCTGTACTGAAGCTAGTGAGTCAGGTGGGCGAACCGCCCCGAATCCAAATAGCAACAACTGGGCAAGTAGTGGTCTATTGCCTTGACCCTAAAGCGGGACTGATTCAGGAAAAGTCCCGGAATACGGAGGAGTAG
- a CDS encoding sensor histidine kinase produces MRKSLSNKLFASFLTVILLSLSMVGFISYFQASAELDKSSEKSIAQVIRSASYQTDLYLQNYEKASDSILSYNQVKEFLDMDPEDSFSYYQYTNDIQKYLFRSLFILYPQINLMYIIGEHGKAISDDNSYQAHSLQFHPQERYRFLSEHTPESGRITILNTNVMNEGDKNIITMVRRIRGVSSYRPKGIVAIEFKAEDLARIWEPLDLGQGGSYFIMDEFGKLLYRAEGNNNHPGLSAEHIQNVFQHPNDSVVEKVDGKEYLFVSRKSEYSKWQLVVSIPVGELRKPISTIRTTTLVVGVLTLVGTLLLATWFGRSITKPILILKEGMRETEKGKWRRLEMNGRQDELGGLMRSYNLMVTRLSEMIERVYEAELTTQKEALERHQAEFQALQLQINPHYLYNTLETIKCYAVVQDSDEITEIVEAMAFMLRYSIQTNLEEITIANELNHVLSYMTILKHRIGREFEIDVVIPPTLLLAKMVRLTLQPLIENIFQHAFPEGIEDKHYIRIDARIEGDRFLVLVEDNGAGMSRERLDKLREKLNLNQLADTEGDSLYHRGGIGLMNVHRRIQMVFGEQYGLSVESVENEGTRLILSMPAE; encoded by the coding sequence ATGAGAAAGAGTCTGTCGAACAAGCTGTTCGCCTCCTTTCTCACCGTCATTCTTCTATCCTTGTCCATGGTTGGATTTATCTCCTATTTTCAGGCTTCGGCTGAGCTGGATAAGTCTTCAGAGAAGTCCATTGCCCAAGTTATCAGAAGTGCGTCTTATCAAACGGATCTGTATTTGCAAAATTATGAAAAGGCTAGCGATTCCATCCTGTCCTACAATCAAGTCAAGGAGTTCCTGGATATGGACCCGGAGGATAGCTTCTCCTACTATCAATATACGAATGACATTCAGAAGTATTTGTTTCGTTCTTTGTTTATTCTGTATCCTCAGATTAATCTGATGTACATCATCGGTGAACACGGCAAGGCCATTAGCGATGATAACTCCTATCAGGCGCATAGCCTGCAGTTTCATCCTCAGGAACGCTACCGTTTCTTAAGCGAACATACGCCGGAGAGCGGCCGCATCACCATTCTCAACACGAATGTGATGAATGAAGGGGATAAGAACATTATTACGATGGTCCGACGAATCAGAGGGGTCTCTTCCTATCGTCCTAAAGGTATAGTGGCCATTGAATTTAAGGCAGAGGATCTGGCCCGCATATGGGAACCTCTTGATCTGGGACAGGGCGGGTCCTACTTTATCATGGACGAATTCGGCAAACTCCTCTATCGGGCGGAAGGGAATAATAACCACCCTGGGTTATCTGCTGAGCACATTCAGAACGTATTTCAACACCCAAATGACTCTGTGGTGGAAAAAGTAGACGGGAAAGAGTATTTGTTCGTGTCGAGAAAATCCGAATATTCCAAATGGCAGCTTGTAGTATCCATACCCGTTGGTGAGCTGCGCAAGCCTATTTCTACCATTCGTACGACCACGCTGGTGGTGGGAGTTCTCACGCTTGTAGGCACACTGCTCCTTGCAACCTGGTTCGGACGATCCATCACGAAGCCCATCCTGATTCTTAAGGAGGGCATGAGGGAGACGGAAAAAGGCAAGTGGCGCAGGCTTGAGATGAACGGCCGTCAGGATGAGCTGGGGGGATTGATGCGCAGCTACAACCTCATGGTGACCCGGCTGTCCGAAATGATTGAGCGGGTATACGAAGCGGAGCTTACCACCCAGAAGGAGGCTCTGGAGCGTCATCAAGCTGAATTCCAGGCACTCCAGCTGCAGATTAATCCGCACTATCTATATAACACATTAGAGACTATCAAATGTTACGCGGTCGTTCAGGATTCGGATGAAATCACAGAAATAGTGGAGGCCATGGCATTCATGCTTCGCTACTCCATCCAAACTAATCTGGAGGAAATTACGATTGCCAATGAGCTTAATCATGTACTGAGCTACATGACGATTCTCAAGCACCGGATCGGCAGAGAGTTCGAAATTGACGTAGTGATTCCGCCGACGCTGCTACTGGCTAAGATGGTCAGGCTGACACTTCAGCCCTTGATCGAAAATATTTTTCAGCATGCGTTTCCCGAGGGAATTGAAGACAAGCACTATATTCGAATCGACGCCAGAATAGAGGGAGACCGTTTTCTAGTTCTTGTAGAGGATAACGGCGCAGGGATGTCCCGCGAACGGCTTGATAAGCTTCGTGAGAAGCTGAATCTGAATCAGCTGGCGGATACGGAAGGAGATTCCCTCTATCATAGAGGTGGAATCGGGCTCATGAACGTGCACCGGAGAATTCAAATGGTGTTCGGTGAACAATACGGGTTAAGTGTCGAAAGCGTGGAGAATGAGGGAACCCGGCTGATCTTATCTATGCCTGCGGAGTGA
- a CDS encoding tautomerase family protein: MPHIEIRMYEGRTSEQKEEIVTVFTRELSRIIERDERFITVEFQEIPLDENAPANLLKTGSIGNGYES, translated from the coding sequence ATGCCACATATTGAGATTAGGATGTACGAAGGCCGAACGAGTGAGCAAAAGGAGGAGATAGTCACCGTATTCACGCGGGAGTTATCCCGAATTATTGAACGGGATGAACGATTTATTACCGTCGAATTTCAAGAAATTCCCCTGGATGAGAATGCTCCGGCGAACCTGCTGAAAACAGGATCTATAGGAAACGGTTATGAAAGCTAA
- a CDS encoding ABC transporter permease, translating into MKAKLTGVDLINYKADTKRSLLLNMWKFRALYVIAIPGILYFIIFKYLPLAGSVIAFQNYNIFKGFTGSEWVGLEHFRTMFQYQDFGRILSNTILLGLYDLIFAFPAPILLALLLNEIRLVFYKRFLQTVVYMPHFLSWVIVSGIALGILSPGTGIVNQVLQAFGFEPIYFLGENSYIRTILISSGIWRDSGYGTIIYLAALAGINPDLYEAAEVDGAGRWKQTLAITLPSLIPTIMILFLLHIGRFLDLGFERVWVFLNALNTGNGEILDTYIYKAGLLSQQYSYTTAVGLFKSVVGLILVLIGNILSKKTTGESLY; encoded by the coding sequence ATGAAAGCTAAGTTAACTGGGGTTGACCTTATTAACTACAAAGCCGACACGAAAAGATCCTTGCTTTTAAACATGTGGAAATTCAGAGCACTCTATGTGATAGCGATTCCCGGGATCTTGTATTTCATCATTTTCAAGTACTTGCCGTTGGCTGGTTCAGTTATTGCATTTCAAAACTACAACATTTTTAAAGGCTTTACAGGCAGTGAATGGGTGGGACTTGAGCACTTTAGGACGATGTTTCAATACCAGGATTTCGGAAGAATCTTGAGCAATACAATTCTTCTAGGCTTGTATGATCTTATATTCGCCTTTCCGGCTCCAATATTGCTTGCACTTCTGCTGAATGAAATTCGGCTTGTGTTTTACAAACGGTTTTTGCAAACGGTGGTTTATATGCCCCATTTCCTGTCTTGGGTAATTGTCAGCGGTATCGCCTTGGGTATCCTCTCCCCAGGAACAGGGATTGTGAATCAGGTTTTACAAGCCTTCGGCTTTGAACCAATTTATTTTCTTGGTGAAAATTCATACATTCGCACGATTTTGATCAGTTCCGGTATCTGGAGGGATTCCGGGTACGGTACGATCATTTATCTGGCCGCGTTGGCAGGAATAAACCCAGATCTTTATGAGGCTGCTGAAGTAGACGGAGCCGGGCGCTGGAAACAAACCTTAGCCATTACACTGCCGTCTCTGATACCGACGATTATGATTTTGTTCCTTCTCCATATCGGGAGATTTCTTGATCTTGGCTTCGAGCGGGTATGGGTATTCCTGAACGCGCTTAATACCGGGAACGGGGAGATTCTGGACACTTATATCTATAAGGCGGGGCTGCTGTCTCAGCAATACAGCTATACAACAGCAGTGGGGCTATTCAAGTCGGTAGTTGGACTCATTCTGGTGCTCATCGGCAACATTTTGAGCAAAAAAACAACCGGTGAATCGCTGTATTAA
- a CDS encoding carbohydrate ABC transporter permease has protein sequence MMRVRYTRGQNLFNVFNLLFLTALALAMFLPFLNVIAQSFSSSEAIINGRVGLLPKEFTAINYQYVFSDHSIWRAFGVSVYITVLGTAINLIATASLAYPVSRPEFLGRKYIVMMVLFTMVFSAPLIPNFILIKNLGLMNSLWALMIPGAISAFNFFVMRSFFMQLPQELIDSSRIDGCGELRIIVNMVLPLSKPVMASLGIFYAVGHWNTYMSALYYINKPSLWPLQVMLKKLFETDDISIDPASSVYSSLAHTSPEGIKMAVIIVATIPIIMIYPFLQRHFVKGMMVGSVKS, from the coding sequence ATGATGAGAGTACGCTATACTCGCGGCCAGAATCTATTTAATGTGTTCAATCTTTTGTTTCTGACCGCTCTCGCTTTGGCTATGTTTCTGCCGTTTCTGAATGTGATTGCCCAGTCCTTTAGCAGCTCTGAAGCAATTATTAATGGCAGGGTAGGTTTGCTGCCAAAGGAATTTACCGCGATCAATTATCAGTACGTTTTCAGCGATCATTCCATTTGGCGGGCGTTCGGTGTCTCCGTCTATATTACGGTACTGGGCACCGCAATTAATCTGATTGCGACAGCGTCTCTCGCTTATCCGGTGTCGCGGCCGGAATTCCTAGGACGTAAATACATCGTCATGATGGTATTGTTCACTATGGTATTCAGCGCCCCTCTTATTCCAAATTTTATCCTGATAAAAAATTTGGGGCTTATGAACTCCTTATGGGCACTTATGATTCCGGGAGCCATCAGCGCTTTTAACTTTTTCGTGATGAGAAGCTTCTTCATGCAGCTGCCTCAGGAGCTGATAGATTCCTCTAGAATCGATGGGTGTGGCGAGCTGCGGATCATTGTCAACATGGTACTGCCGTTGTCCAAACCGGTAATGGCCTCATTGGGGATTTTCTACGCCGTCGGGCACTGGAATACGTACATGAGCGCTCTGTATTATATCAACAAGCCGTCTTTATGGCCTCTGCAGGTGATGTTGAAGAAGCTCTTCGAGACGGACGATATCAGCATTGATCCGGCTTCCTCAGTGTATAGCTCTTTGGCCCACACCTCACCTGAGGGCATTAAAATGGCTGTTATCATTGTCGCTACTATTCCGATTATCATGATTTACCCGTTTCTTCAACGCCATTTCGTTAAAGGAATGATGGTCGGATCCGTCAAATCCTGA
- a CDS encoding response regulator transcription factor: MRCVLIVDDEPMIRKGLSIMIQQCGEHPYNIKLAQNGEEAIQLIMEEQPDFLFTDIRMPKVDGLELCRRLSEMETDIQTVVISGYGDFEYARQCVSYGVKEYLLKPVSKGNLQNVIAKLEAHREKLESFVSVAKLDEWIVRMDDAIWTLDKERLYLVLKEWETDFLQRKMSRSQQKELLEEGYALLVKKLLVNSVTPGKSVLDLSAAAGSEQLFHCFAEASAAILEELRRKRKGKAKDPIEEAKAFIEKHLAQEVSLEEVAEVLGLNASYFSQMFKHSTGETFVHYRIKRRMEKAKRLLADASYRITDISYEVGYADHPHFTKTFKKFTGLAPSEYRNQLGID; the protein is encoded by the coding sequence ATGAGATGTGTATTAATCGTAGACGACGAGCCCATGATTCGAAAGGGACTTTCTATCATGATCCAGCAATGCGGCGAGCATCCGTATAACATTAAGCTGGCCCAGAATGGCGAAGAGGCAATTCAGCTCATTATGGAGGAGCAGCCGGATTTTCTTTTTACAGATATCCGTATGCCCAAGGTAGACGGACTGGAGCTGTGCCGGCGGCTGTCGGAGATGGAGACGGATATTCAGACTGTTGTCATCTCGGGTTATGGGGATTTTGAATACGCCCGCCAATGCGTGTCCTATGGAGTGAAAGAATATCTCCTGAAACCCGTGAGCAAAGGGAACCTTCAAAATGTGATCGCCAAACTGGAAGCGCATAGAGAGAAGTTAGAGAGTTTTGTCTCTGTCGCTAAGCTCGATGAATGGATCGTGCGTATGGATGATGCCATCTGGACCTTGGATAAAGAGAGGCTGTACCTTGTACTGAAGGAATGGGAAACTGACTTCCTCCAGCGCAAGATGAGCCGAAGTCAGCAAAAAGAGCTTCTGGAAGAGGGCTACGCTTTGCTCGTGAAGAAGCTGCTTGTCAATTCAGTTACACCCGGTAAAAGCGTATTAGACTTGTCCGCAGCAGCTGGATCTGAGCAGTTATTCCACTGTTTCGCAGAAGCGTCAGCAGCTATATTGGAAGAGCTTCGTAGAAAGCGCAAGGGTAAAGCGAAGGATCCGATAGAGGAAGCTAAAGCATTTATAGAAAAGCATCTCGCTCAGGAAGTATCGCTGGAAGAAGTGGCGGAAGTGCTTGGACTAAATGCCTCTTATTTCAGCCAGATGTTTAAGCACTCAACGGGAGAGACCTTTGTACATTACCGCATAAAACGCAGGATGGAGAAGGCCAAAAGATTGCTTGCCGATGCAAGCTATCGGATCACCGATATTTCCTATGAGGTCGGGTATGCAGACCATCCTCATTTTACGAAAACGTTCAAAAAGTTCACCGGGCTGGCTCCTTCCGAGTATCGCAACCAGCTGGGGATCGATTGA